Proteins found in one Erythrobacter sp. KY5 genomic segment:
- a CDS encoding transposase — MPLLFDLGEDAPCSLAEAVEALAAIDFDPRDEGATLEAARWLRRLSSNREFLADVLLDRLAGRTLGEIESGYGPQAVVLSPLRGSMFLRANIWPAESDLSFQNSGAKTFVYGVPHDHNFSFLTTGYLGPGYRSDYFEYDYDKVRGVPGEEAGLRFIERSALHEGKTILYRAHTDVHSQLPPESLSVSLNVMHVDPAQCWHDQYGFELESGTITRVLSPNATEVFLRTAVASGSEIALDYAEWIGRTHPSDRLRLASFEARSGISCNRHALWAEAERSGSLMVSAVAKQKRQAIEA; from the coding sequence ATGCCGCTGCTTTTTGATCTTGGCGAAGATGCCCCCTGTTCTCTTGCCGAAGCGGTCGAGGCTCTCGCCGCGATAGATTTCGACCCTCGGGATGAAGGTGCGACGCTTGAAGCTGCTCGCTGGCTTAGGAGATTGAGCAGCAACCGCGAGTTCCTCGCAGACGTCCTTCTGGACCGCCTTGCCGGGCGGACTTTGGGTGAGATCGAAAGCGGGTACGGCCCGCAGGCTGTCGTACTTTCCCCGTTACGAGGGAGCATGTTTCTGCGCGCCAATATCTGGCCTGCCGAAAGCGATCTGAGCTTTCAGAACTCCGGCGCGAAGACGTTCGTCTACGGAGTGCCGCACGACCACAATTTCTCGTTTCTGACGACAGGATATCTCGGCCCCGGCTATCGAAGCGATTACTTCGAATACGATTATGACAAGGTTCGCGGCGTGCCCGGCGAAGAAGCGGGCCTGCGCTTCATCGAACGCAGCGCTCTCCATGAGGGCAAGACCATACTTTACCGCGCACACACCGATGTGCACTCGCAATTGCCGCCCGAAAGCCTCTCGGTCTCGCTCAATGTCATGCATGTCGACCCGGCACAGTGCTGGCACGATCAATATGGCTTTGAACTCGAAAGTGGGACGATCACGCGCGTGCTCAGCCCCAACGCGACCGAGGTATTCCTGCGCACCGCCGTGGCGAGCGGATCTGAAATCGCGCTGGATTATGCTGAGTGGATAGGCCGCACCCATCCAAGCGACAGGTTGCGGCTTGCCAGCTTTGAGGCGCGCAGCGGCATTTCCTGCAATCGGCACGCGCTGTGGGCAGAGGCGGAACGCTCAGGGAGCCTTATGGTCTCGGCTGTCGCCAAACAGAAGCGCCAGGCAATCGAGGCTTAA
- the pyrE gene encoding orotate phosphoribosyltransferase, translating into MTSNETIPSTLDDVLAEFRNSGALLEGHFKLSSGRHSGHYLQCARVLMNPHRAGRLAQAVVNAIPDDVIAQVDVVVSPAMGGIIIGHEVARVLRKDALFLERPDGVFHLRRGFALEPGAKVLMVEDVVTTGLSSREAIAAVGKEGGEVIAECSLIDRSMGSVDLGVPFYPLAAFDFPTYAEDEIPEELARVAVTKPGSRKE; encoded by the coding sequence ATGACTTCAAACGAGACCATTCCTTCGACCCTGGACGATGTTCTTGCCGAGTTTCGCAACTCTGGCGCGCTTCTCGAAGGGCACTTCAAACTTTCGTCAGGCCGTCATAGCGGTCACTACCTGCAATGCGCGCGCGTGCTGATGAACCCGCACCGCGCCGGACGTCTGGCTCAGGCTGTAGTCAACGCCATACCGGATGACGTCATTGCACAAGTCGACGTCGTGGTTTCACCGGCAATGGGCGGGATCATCATCGGCCATGAAGTTGCGCGCGTGCTCAGGAAAGACGCCCTCTTTCTCGAGCGGCCCGATGGCGTCTTTCATCTGCGCCGGGGATTCGCGTTGGAACCGGGCGCCAAGGTCTTGATGGTTGAAGATGTCGTGACCACCGGACTTTCCAGCCGCGAGGCAATCGCGGCAGTGGGCAAGGAAGGCGGCGAGGTGATTGCCGAATGCTCGCTTATCGACCGCTCGATGGGCTCGGTCGATTTGGGCGTGCCCTTCTATCCTCTCGCAGCGTTCGATTTCCCGACTTACGCAGAAGATGAAATCCCGGAAGAGCTTGCCCGCGTAGCTGTCACGAAACCGGGAAGCCGCAAGGAATAA
- a CDS encoding pyridoxine 5'-phosphate synthase, whose amino-acid sequence MTNPLRLGVNIDHVATIRNARGGDHPDPVRAAQIVAEVGGDGITAHLREDRRHIRDEDLARIQDATDLPLNLEMAATEEMLEIALRHKPHAACIVPEKREERTTEGGLDAAGLHNTLTPIVYRLKDHGIRVSLFIEADERQLDAALQLGVPVVEFHTGEYAHAILDGDSERTAKELHRITDMAALAAKNGIEPHAGHGLTYDNVQPIAAIPQIAELNIGHYLIGEAIFSGLEPAIRRMRELMDEARG is encoded by the coding sequence ATGACCAACCCTCTCCGCCTCGGCGTCAATATCGACCACGTCGCGACCATCCGTAATGCGCGCGGAGGTGATCATCCTGACCCTGTTCGAGCTGCACAGATCGTCGCCGAGGTTGGCGGCGATGGGATAACGGCTCACCTGCGCGAAGATCGCCGGCATATCCGGGACGAAGACCTTGCTCGCATTCAGGACGCGACCGACCTTCCGCTGAACCTTGAGATGGCAGCGACCGAGGAAATGCTCGAGATCGCGCTGCGCCACAAACCGCATGCAGCTTGTATCGTTCCGGAAAAACGCGAGGAGCGCACGACCGAGGGCGGCCTTGACGCAGCAGGACTGCACAACACGCTTACGCCGATTGTGTACCGATTGAAGGACCACGGCATCCGCGTGTCACTGTTCATCGAAGCGGACGAGCGCCAGCTCGATGCTGCTTTGCAATTGGGCGTGCCTGTAGTCGAGTTCCACACCGGTGAATATGCGCACGCCATTCTTGATGGCGACAGCGAACGCACCGCAAAGGAGTTGCACCGAATCACCGACATGGCGGCGCTGGCCGCCAAGAACGGGATCGAACCGCATGCCGGCCACGGGCTGACTTATGATAATGTCCAGCCGATCGCCGCCATCCCGCAGATCGCCGAACTCAATATCGGGCATTATTTGATCGGTGAAGCGATCTTTTCTGGGCTCGAACCAGCGATCCGCCGGATGCGCGAACTGATGGACGAGGCACGCGGATGA
- the acpS gene encoding holo-ACP synthase, giving the protein MIIGLGSDLCNIERIGNSLARYGERFENRVFTEVERAKARKRPYTIAGTYAKRFAAKEAFSKAVGTGFRRGVFMKDIGVVNAPSGAPTLALTGGAAKRLEELTPPGHEAHIHLTLTDDHPWAQCFVIIEALPKS; this is encoded by the coding sequence ATGATCATCGGCCTGGGTTCAGACCTGTGCAACATCGAACGCATTGGCAATTCGCTCGCCCGCTACGGGGAGCGGTTTGAAAATCGCGTCTTTACAGAGGTAGAACGCGCCAAGGCTCGCAAGCGCCCCTACACGATCGCTGGAACCTATGCGAAACGCTTTGCCGCCAAGGAGGCATTCAGCAAAGCGGTTGGTACAGGTTTCAGGCGCGGTGTCTTCATGAAGGATATCGGCGTGGTGAACGCTCCGTCCGGCGCGCCGACGCTGGCGCTCACCGGCGGGGCTGCGAAGCGGCTTGAAGAATTGACGCCACCGGGCCATGAGGCGCACATTCATCTCACCCTCACGGACGATCATCCATGGGCGCAGTGCTTCGTCATCATCGAAGCTTTGCCCAAAAGCTGA
- a CDS encoding DUF3089 domain-containing protein yields MARKFLYFVAVVIVLFLGLRIGYEMFQDELAEFALVPSADFTPTQPLEANAYQDPALWYSRPGIGVNDPARWQPALAEATARPEELTARQAAGSRPVDPESSELGTSGDVPDFAVFFIHPTSYLSRDNWNAPIGDEEAERVARIYVRGMASPFNAADEIWAPRYRQATMGSFLTDAPEGEQAIDAAYADVLEAYRYFLSSIDDDIPIVLAGHSQGALHLLRLLREEVNGSDVSRRLVAAYAIGWPISVERDVPSLGFAACATPAQTGCILSWSSFAEPADPSAVMETYANSTGFDGQPRGDSQILCTNPITGTFGGSAQASANLGTLVPDDSISTGELVAGAVPARCDDRGLLLIGDPPKMGSYVLPGNNYHVYDIPLFWANTKADVARRAGAFARASGDAN; encoded by the coding sequence ATGGCAAGGAAATTCCTCTATTTCGTGGCGGTGGTGATCGTCCTATTTCTCGGGCTGCGTATCGGCTACGAGATGTTTCAGGACGAACTTGCCGAATTCGCGCTCGTCCCAAGCGCTGACTTCACTCCGACACAGCCGCTGGAAGCCAACGCCTATCAGGACCCCGCCCTTTGGTATTCGCGTCCCGGCATCGGCGTAAACGATCCAGCCCGCTGGCAGCCGGCTTTGGCGGAGGCAACCGCGCGTCCTGAGGAATTGACCGCGCGCCAGGCCGCCGGGTCGCGTCCCGTGGACCCTGAATCTAGCGAACTTGGTACGAGCGGCGACGTGCCCGATTTCGCCGTCTTCTTCATCCACCCGACCAGCTATCTCAGCCGTGACAACTGGAACGCGCCGATTGGCGACGAAGAGGCCGAACGCGTCGCACGCATCTATGTGCGCGGCATGGCAAGTCCGTTCAACGCAGCCGACGAAATCTGGGCACCGCGATACCGCCAGGCGACCATGGGTTCATTCCTCACTGACGCGCCAGAGGGCGAGCAGGCCATCGACGCCGCTTACGCCGACGTGCTTGAGGCTTATCGCTATTTCCTCTCGTCAATCGACGACGATATCCCGATCGTTCTGGCGGGGCACAGCCAGGGCGCGTTGCATCTTCTGCGCCTGCTGCGTGAAGAGGTGAACGGCTCTGATGTCAGCCGACGCCTCGTGGCGGCCTATGCGATTGGATGGCCGATTTCGGTCGAACGCGACGTTCCATCGCTCGGCTTTGCTGCCTGCGCCACGCCCGCCCAGACAGGTTGCATCCTGTCATGGTCGAGCTTTGCCGAACCAGCGGACCCGTCCGCTGTCATGGAGACTTACGCCAATTCGACCGGCTTCGATGGTCAGCCGCGCGGTGACAGCCAGATCCTTTGCACCAATCCGATCACCGGGACGTTCGGTGGAAGCGCGCAGGCAAGCGCGAATCTCGGCACACTTGTTCCCGACGATTCCATCTCGACCGGCGAGCTTGTGGCAGGCGCAGTTCCTGCACGCTGCGATGATCGCGGATTACTGCTCATCGGCGACCCGCCCAAAATGGGGTCCTATGTGCTGCCCGGGAACAACTATCATGTCTACGACATCCCGCTGTTCTGGGCCAACACCAAGGCCGATGTCGCAAGGCGTGCAGGTGCCTTCGCGCGCGCATCGGGTGACGCAAACTGA
- a CDS encoding pyridoxal phosphate biosynthetic protein: protein MSEPDLPTLAPAQKLWAGLAALLFLIAIGFLGFALNTGVLRPFAIGWVALQIFGFVGALKFANGDFAHPIFKAQVMIHIIGLALLVLSFSRAL, encoded by the coding sequence ATGAGCGAACCGGACCTTCCCACCCTTGCCCCGGCGCAGAAACTTTGGGCCGGTCTTGCAGCGCTCCTGTTCCTGATCGCGATTGGCTTCCTCGGCTTTGCGCTGAATACCGGGGTACTTCGCCCCTTTGCGATTGGATGGGTCGCCTTGCAGATTTTCGGATTCGTCGGAGCGCTCAAGTTCGCGAATGGCGATTTCGCCCACCCGATCTTCAAGGCGCAGGTCATGATTCACATCATCGGTCTCGCCTTGCTCGTCCTCAGCTTTTCTAGGGCTCTATAA
- a CDS encoding PaaI family thioesterase — translation MSERSRTPTQGFDVEAAGKMFFQHGHSGWLGLEYSAHGDNWVELKLPWREDLIGEPDRAVLASGPVISLMDMASGMAIWTTKGAFMPIATLDLRVDYQRASRERSAIWGRVECHRITRSAAFVRGFAHDGDANDQLATMAGVFMTLSKDPRSRKIVTGQGEASEAGTGDE, via the coding sequence ATGAGCGAAAGAAGCCGGACTCCGACGCAAGGCTTCGACGTCGAGGCTGCGGGGAAGATGTTTTTCCAGCATGGTCATTCGGGCTGGCTGGGCCTAGAATACAGCGCCCACGGCGACAACTGGGTCGAACTCAAGCTGCCTTGGCGAGAGGACCTGATCGGCGAACCGGACCGCGCGGTGCTCGCATCTGGTCCCGTCATCAGCTTGATGGACATGGCCAGCGGGATGGCAATCTGGACGACCAAAGGCGCTTTCATGCCCATTGCAACGCTTGATCTGAGAGTGGATTACCAGCGCGCCTCGCGAGAACGCAGTGCGATCTGGGGGCGCGTCGAATGCCATCGCATCACCCGCTCTGCCGCTTTTGTTCGGGGGTTCGCTCACGACGGCGACGCCAACGATCAGCTTGCGACAATGGCAGGCGTTTTCATGACGCTGAGCAAGGACCCCCGGTCACGCAAGATCGTGACCGGCCAAGGTGAAGCCAGCGAAGCGGGGACTGGCGATGAGTGA
- the ruvX gene encoding Holliday junction resolvase RuvX: protein MITEDAAEFGQALPDGGVLLGLDLGTKTIGTAFCDAGWRFATNGKTLGRSKWGKDRERIGALIAEREVKGIVLGLPRNMDGSEGPRAQASRAFARNAQDAFALPLLLWDERWSTQSAEAAMIGQDMSRRKRAEAIDSHAAAVILQGAIDRLAGGVL, encoded by the coding sequence CTGATTACCGAGGACGCAGCCGAGTTCGGCCAGGCACTGCCCGATGGCGGCGTTCTTCTTGGGCTCGACCTTGGCACCAAGACGATCGGCACCGCCTTCTGCGACGCGGGATGGCGCTTTGCGACCAATGGCAAAACCCTTGGCCGAAGCAAATGGGGCAAGGATCGCGAGCGGATTGGCGCCCTTATTGCCGAACGTGAGGTCAAAGGGATCGTCCTAGGCCTCCCACGCAACATGGATGGAAGCGAGGGTCCCCGCGCTCAGGCAAGCCGTGCCTTTGCTCGCAATGCGCAAGACGCATTTGCGCTCCCGCTCCTCCTCTGGGATGAACGCTGGTCCACGCAAAGCGCCGAGGCCGCGATGATCGGGCAGGATATGAGCCGCAGGAAACGCGCCGAAGCAATCGACAGCCATGCGGCTGCCGTAATTCTGCAGGGCGCGATTGATCGTCTGGCCGGAGGTGTCCTTTAA
- the lepB gene encoding signal peptidase I, whose product MSQTNTPASDTDQKADVHPHVELKQQLAQKKEEENDKVDWFAELRGLALMLFAVLAFHSLVAKPFYIPSTSMMPSLHVGDRLVVSKYPYGWSWASASFHLLPRGDWRIFGSTPEYGDIVIPVHPTRDEDYIKRVIALPGDTVEVRDGRVILNGTPVKREVVPPVRIPFEPELMCENGPCLTAFEPYRVRSESGEQFFEPPTYRETLPNGATYLIIDHVDQSRTRSGANDLDNFGPYAVPEGHVFVMGDNRDESADSRAPAQARGLGGGIPLENIGGRAEFITFSLDGSATWNPLTWFSAMRGERAWTTLRPALAEDGERAREVAE is encoded by the coding sequence TTGAGCCAGACCAATACGCCCGCTTCCGACACGGACCAGAAGGCAGACGTGCATCCCCATGTCGAGCTGAAGCAACAGCTCGCGCAGAAAAAAGAGGAAGAAAACGACAAGGTCGATTGGTTCGCCGAATTGCGCGGCCTTGCGCTGATGCTGTTTGCAGTGCTCGCGTTCCACAGCCTCGTCGCCAAGCCCTTTTACATTCCGTCGACCTCGATGATGCCGAGCCTGCATGTCGGTGACCGCCTGGTGGTGAGCAAGTATCCCTATGGCTGGTCCTGGGCTTCAGCGAGCTTTCACCTGCTTCCGCGCGGCGATTGGCGCATATTCGGCTCGACGCCCGAATATGGCGACATCGTCATACCCGTGCACCCGACACGCGACGAGGATTACATCAAGCGCGTGATCGCCCTGCCCGGCGATACGGTCGAAGTGCGTGACGGTCGCGTGATCCTGAATGGCACGCCGGTAAAACGCGAAGTGGTTCCACCGGTGCGCATTCCGTTTGAACCGGAATTGATGTGCGAGAACGGCCCCTGCCTAACCGCTTTCGAACCTTACCGCGTGCGCAGCGAGAGCGGCGAGCAGTTCTTCGAACCGCCTACTTACCGTGAAACTCTGCCGAACGGTGCGACATATCTGATCATTGATCATGTCGACCAGAGTCGCACGCGTTCGGGCGCTAATGATCTCGACAATTTCGGTCCCTATGCGGTTCCCGAGGGCCATGTTTTCGTAATGGGCGATAACCGTGATGAAAGCGCAGACAGCCGAGCACCTGCTCAGGCACGCGGACTTGGGGGCGGCATTCCGCTCGAAAATATCGGAGGTCGCGCTGAATTCATCACCTTCTCTCTCGACGGCTCTGCGACGTGGAACCCGTTGACGTGGTTCTCTGCGATGCGGGGCGAGCGCGCATGGACTACGCTGCGCCCGGCGCTCGCCGAAGATGGCGAACGCGCTCGCGAAGTGGCTGAATAA